The proteins below are encoded in one region of Neisseria bacilliformis:
- the sdhC gene encoding succinate dehydrogenase, cytochrome b556 subunit, with product MQTKKRPVFLEMPVLIRALPVPGIVSILHRASGVIMFLMVPVLLMLLDGSLSSGESFASYKAVASHPLVKLILIGVLWAFLHHLCAGIRFLFLDAHKGVDLQTCRKTAKLVLAVSLSLTVILGVALW from the coding sequence ATGCAGACGAAAAAACGGCCTGTATTCTTGGAGATGCCCGTGCTGATACGGGCATTGCCGGTGCCGGGCATAGTCTCCATCCTGCACCGCGCCAGCGGCGTGATTATGTTTCTGATGGTTCCCGTGCTGCTGATGCTGCTCGATGGCTCGCTTTCCAGCGGCGAATCTTTCGCTTCCTATAAGGCGGTGGCTTCCCATCCGCTGGTCAAATTGATTTTGATCGGTGTGCTGTGGGCGTTTCTGCACCATTTGTGCGCGGGCATCCGCTTTTTGTTTTTGGACGCGCACAAGGGGGTGGATTTGCAGACCTGCCGCAAAACCGCCAAGCTGGTGCTGGCCGTTTCGCTTTCGCTGACCGTGATTCTGGGGGTGGCATTATGGTAG
- a CDS encoding protein YgfX: MPPFCIRIRPSRRLAALSLLLHAATFAACAAWFYGAERILGLAALLFSLAYSLRTIYGGRSAVEEIRIGAKGHAALKLKNSGEPVPAKLLDGSIVHPFGCILKWQTEEKTLRQCVPADAADPESYRRLTVWARYGQPRKEKNQ, translated from the coding sequence GTGCCGCCCTTTTGCATCCGCATCCGCCCCTCCCGCCGGCTGGCGGCCTTGTCGCTGCTGCTGCACGCCGCCACTTTCGCCGCCTGCGCCGCATGGTTTTACGGCGCAGAGCGCATACTCGGCCTAGCCGCGCTGCTTTTTTCGCTGGCGTACAGCCTGCGCACAATATACGGCGGACGCAGTGCCGTGGAAGAAATCCGCATCGGCGCGAAAGGGCACGCCGCGCTGAAACTGAAAAACAGCGGCGAACCCGTCCCCGCCAAACTGCTCGACGGCAGCATCGTCCACCCCTTCGGCTGCATCCTGAAATGGCAGACCGAAGAAAAAACCCTGCGCCAATGCGTTCCCGCCGACGCGGCCGACCCCGAATCCTACCGCCGTCTCACCGTCTGGGCGCGCTACGGACAACCGAGAAAGGAAAAAAACCAATGA
- the mltB gene encoding lytic murein transglycosylase B: MKQKLTLCAALALAACTAEQPPAPAGESPVQAAAPQPQMPEFDPAAAPVSQVGFNGNDNVQRFITHEAQTGPYSRAELQAFFNGAVYKNNIIGIMNRPGTSRPWYEFQKSNAEGAKISDGRNFYMRHRQVLDQIAREYGVPAEVIAAVIGIETNYGRNMGSFRLADSLSTLAFDYPRRAAFFQKELHEMLLMAKEENQDPYWFAGSYAGAMGMPQFMPSSYRKWAVDYDRDGRRDIWGSVPDAAASVANYLKAHGWKTGGRMIVPVLLTPTPQIQAVIDEKTALNRTVGELRAMGVEIQEPVADHERAVLYRLEVSPGLYQYYIGLNNFYAVWQYNHSRMYVTAVRDIANGIGAGNL; the protein is encoded by the coding sequence ATGAAACAAAAACTCACCCTGTGCGCCGCGCTGGCACTGGCCGCCTGCACCGCCGAACAGCCGCCCGCCCCCGCAGGCGAATCCCCCGTGCAAGCCGCCGCCCCGCAGCCGCAAATGCCCGAATTCGACCCCGCCGCCGCCCCCGTCTCACAAGTAGGCTTCAACGGCAACGACAACGTGCAGCGTTTTATCACACACGAAGCGCAAACCGGCCCGTACAGCCGCGCCGAATTGCAGGCGTTTTTCAACGGCGCGGTTTACAAAAACAACATCATCGGCATCATGAACCGCCCCGGCACCTCCCGCCCGTGGTACGAATTCCAAAAAAGCAACGCAGAAGGCGCCAAAATTTCAGACGGCCGCAACTTCTACATGCGCCACCGCCAAGTGCTCGACCAAATCGCCCGCGAATACGGCGTGCCCGCCGAAGTCATCGCCGCCGTCATCGGCATCGAAACCAACTACGGCCGCAACATGGGCAGCTTCCGCCTGGCCGACTCCCTCTCCACCCTCGCCTTCGACTACCCCCGCCGCGCCGCCTTCTTCCAAAAAGAGCTGCACGAAATGCTGCTGATGGCCAAAGAAGAAAACCAAGACCCCTACTGGTTTGCCGGCAGCTACGCCGGCGCGATGGGCATGCCCCAGTTCATGCCGTCCAGCTACCGCAAATGGGCGGTGGACTACGACCGCGACGGCCGCCGCGACATCTGGGGCAGCGTGCCCGACGCCGCCGCCTCCGTCGCCAACTACCTCAAAGCGCACGGCTGGAAAACGGGCGGCAGAATGATTGTCCCCGTCCTGCTCACCCCTACGCCGCAGATACAGGCCGTCATCGACGAAAAAACCGCGCTCAACCGCACCGTCGGCGAGCTGCGCGCGATGGGCGTGGAAATCCAAGAACCCGTCGCCGACCACGAACGCGCCGTCCTCTACCGCCTCGAAGTCTCGCCCGGGCTTTACCAATACTACATCGGCCTCAACAACTTCTACGCCGTCTGGCAGTACAACCACAGCCGCATGTACGTTACCGCCGTGCGCGACATCGCCAACGGCATCGGCGCGGGCAATCTCTAA
- a CDS encoding AI-2E family transporter, translating to MQTHPQTPDAKARNASYILMALALAAVLYFHLLPLLLAVVLTYVFIDKTNGLILWARRRLLPRRRVFQKILTAHNINLVSATLAIGMVCLAIFLLSLGVYHMVQGGHIGVMLGKLAAILEDTKNSKELPAALLNLLPNNTAEIKAQAVGFINEYSAALTRISKNSITSFVYVLIGIIIGAMLSFHRLNMRRSRRKMPPFKAELLRRIRNFETSFERVFIAQAKISLVDTLLTGLYLYLVLPLFGVELPFRLTVLVIAFVVGLIPVAGNLISNTIIIILSLGTSLYVALASLVFLVVIHKLEYFLNAKIIGSEIESSAWELLVAMIVFERVFGIGGIIVAPVYYAYLKGELKQRNLI from the coding sequence ATGCAGACACACCCCCAAACCCCCGACGCCAAAGCGCGCAACGCCTCCTACATCCTCATGGCACTCGCCCTGGCCGCAGTGCTGTATTTCCACCTGCTGCCGCTGCTTCTGGCCGTGGTGCTCACCTACGTCTTCATCGACAAAACCAACGGCCTCATCCTGTGGGCGCGCCGCCGCCTGCTGCCGCGCCGGCGCGTGTTTCAGAAAATCCTCACCGCCCACAACATCAACCTCGTCTCCGCCACCCTCGCTATCGGCATGGTGTGCCTGGCCATCTTCCTTTTGTCGCTGGGCGTGTACCACATGGTGCAGGGCGGCCACATCGGCGTGATGCTGGGCAAGCTGGCGGCCATCTTGGAAGACACCAAAAACAGCAAAGAGCTGCCCGCCGCCCTCCTGAACCTGCTGCCGAACAACACCGCCGAAATCAAAGCCCAGGCCGTCGGCTTCATCAACGAATACAGCGCGGCACTCACCCGCATCAGCAAAAACAGCATCACCTCCTTCGTATACGTCCTTATCGGCATCATCATCGGCGCGATGCTCAGCTTCCACCGCCTCAACATGCGCCGCAGCCGCCGCAAAATGCCGCCCTTCAAGGCAGAACTGCTGCGCCGGATACGCAACTTTGAAACCAGCTTCGAGCGCGTGTTCATCGCCCAGGCCAAAATCTCGCTGGTGGACACCCTGCTCACCGGCCTCTACCTCTACCTCGTGCTGCCGCTCTTCGGCGTGGAGCTGCCCTTCCGCCTCACTGTGCTGGTCATCGCCTTCGTCGTCGGCCTGATACCCGTGGCCGGCAACCTGATTTCCAACACCATCATCATCATCCTGAGTCTGGGCACCTCGCTCTACGTCGCCCTCGCCTCGCTGGTGTTTCTGGTGGTGATCCACAAACTCGAATATTTCTTAAACGCCAAAATCATCGGCTCGGAAATCGAATCGAGCGCGTGGGAACTGCTGGTGGCCATGATCGTATTCGAGCGCGTGTTCGGCATCGGCGGCATCATCGTTGCCCCCGTGTACTACGCCTACCTCAAAGGCGAGCTGAAACAACGCAATCTGATCTAG
- the dut gene encoding dUTP diphosphatase, translating to MQAEVELKILRPEIADRLPAYATSGSAGLDLRACTAAPLTVQPGETVLIPTGIAVHLANPVYAALILPRSGLGHKHGIVLGNLVGLIDSDYQGELQVSLWNRSGETFTVQPFERVAQMVIVPVVQAAFKVVDEFAASERGEGGFGSTGKA from the coding sequence ATGCAAGCCGAAGTCGAACTGAAAATCCTCCGCCCCGAAATCGCCGACAGGCTGCCCGCCTATGCCACAAGCGGCTCGGCCGGCCTCGATTTGCGCGCCTGCACCGCCGCGCCGCTTACCGTGCAGCCGGGCGAAACCGTGCTGATCCCCACCGGCATCGCCGTGCATCTGGCCAACCCCGTCTACGCCGCCCTGATCCTGCCGCGCTCCGGCCTCGGCCACAAACACGGCATCGTGCTGGGCAACCTCGTCGGCCTGATCGATTCGGACTACCAGGGCGAACTGCAAGTGTCGCTGTGGAACAGAAGCGGCGAAACGTTCACCGTCCAACCCTTCGAGCGCGTCGCCCAAATGGTGATTGTGCCCGTGGTGCAGGCCGCCTTCAAAGTGGTGGACGAATTTGCCGCGAGCGAGCGCGGCGAAGGCGGCTTCGGCAGCACCGGCAAAGCCTGA
- a CDS encoding class 1 fructose-bisphosphatase has translation MNTTFPDFLSEHFARHGLNAALGGVAETIAAACVRIGAQVRLGALADVLGEAGSGNIQGEAQKKLDVIANNILIDALRADVRVAGLASEEEDSFVACNAQGGFLVLFDPLDGSSNIDVNISVGTIFSVLAKPEGALDTSSFLQSGHRQLAAGYVIYGPQTQLVVTFGHGVSVFTLDAQNTFVLTQSNPRVPPHTKEFAINASNRRHWQPAVRKYIDELLEGEDGVRGKNYNMRWVASMVAEVHRILMRGGVFMYPKDSRDPSKPGKLRLMYEANPMSLIMREAGGTASDTERAILDIQPQDLHQRVAVVLGSREEVDYVNELHLAD, from the coding sequence ATGAACACCACTTTCCCCGATTTTCTTTCCGAACACTTCGCACGGCACGGCTTGAACGCGGCACTGGGCGGCGTGGCCGAAACCATTGCTGCCGCCTGCGTGCGCATCGGCGCGCAGGTGCGGCTGGGCGCGCTGGCCGACGTGCTCGGCGAGGCGGGCAGCGGCAACATCCAGGGCGAGGCGCAGAAAAAGCTGGATGTGATTGCCAACAATATCCTGATTGACGCGCTGCGCGCCGACGTGCGGGTGGCGGGGCTGGCCAGCGAAGAGGAAGACAGCTTCGTCGCCTGCAACGCGCAGGGTGGTTTCCTTGTGCTGTTCGACCCGCTCGACGGCTCGTCCAATATTGATGTGAACATTTCCGTCGGCACGATTTTTTCCGTGCTGGCCAAGCCCGAAGGCGCGTTGGACACGTCGTCCTTTCTGCAAAGCGGCCACCGCCAGCTGGCCGCAGGCTACGTGATTTACGGGCCGCAAACCCAGCTTGTGGTTACCTTCGGCCACGGCGTGTCGGTGTTTACGCTGGACGCGCAGAACACCTTCGTCCTCACCCAGAGCAACCCGCGGGTGCCGCCGCACACCAAAGAGTTCGCCATCAACGCCTCCAACCGCCGCCACTGGCAGCCGGCGGTGCGTAAATACATCGACGAGCTGCTCGAAGGCGAAGACGGCGTGCGCGGCAAAAACTACAACATGCGCTGGGTGGCCAGCATGGTGGCCGAAGTGCACCGCATCCTGATGCGCGGCGGCGTGTTCATGTATCCGAAAGACAGCCGCGACCCGTCCAAACCGGGCAAACTGCGCCTGATGTACGAAGCCAACCCGATGAGCCTGATTATGCGCGAAGCGGGCGGCACTGCCTCCGACACCGAACGCGCCATCCTCGACATTCAGCCGCAGGATCTGCACCAGCGCGTCGCCGTCGTCCTCGGCAGCCGCGAGGAAGTGGACTATGTGAACGAACTACATCTGGCCGACTGA
- the yajC gene encoding preprotein translocase subunit YajC, translating to MIGLALAADAAQQPSALMQYAPLALILVFFYLLIMRPQQKKFKEHQNLLSELKPGDKVLLSSGIVGKITKTGEKFFTVEIARNVEIQVERNAVAARNAE from the coding sequence ATGATTGGACTAGCCCTCGCCGCCGATGCCGCCCAGCAGCCCTCCGCGCTGATGCAGTATGCCCCCCTCGCCCTGATTCTGGTGTTTTTCTACCTGCTCATCATGCGCCCGCAGCAGAAGAAGTTTAAAGAACACCAAAACCTGCTCTCCGAGCTCAAACCGGGCGACAAAGTGCTGCTCTCCTCCGGCATCGTCGGCAAAATCACCAAAACCGGCGAAAAATTCTTCACCGTGGAAATCGCCCGCAACGTGGAAATCCAAGTGGAACGCAACGCTGTTGCCGCCCGCAACGCCGAATAA
- the secD gene encoding protein translocase subunit SecD produces MNRYPLWKYLLVTAVLALGLLYTLPNFFGDTLAVQISTNRHSLAIDSQTEARVAQALKTAGIADDGMFIADGSLKVRFKDSQTQMKARSVIESALGEGYITALNQIANTPDWMAKIRANPMFLGLDLRGGVHFTMQVDMKAAMQKTFERYAGDIRRELAKQKIRSGQAVINDNSLSIPFQDAAELENVLPQLQRLLPEATLTTDGSRLVLTLSEQALANIRKQAVEQNITTLHNRVNELGVAEPVIQQAGADRIAVQLPGVQDTAKAKDIIGRTATLEVRMVNEDQAALQAALDGNVPEGYELLKTAGDRPQPLLISKQVELTGDNIDDAQPGQNDKGLPGVNVSFDNVGAEIFADLTRNNVGKGMAMVLVEQGKAEVVTAPTINEPIPNGKTIISGSMSLAEAQDISLLLRAGSLAAPMEIVEERTIGASLGAENIQKGVHSTLWGFAAVAVFMMFYYRLMGFFSVLALAANILLLVAALSFLHATLTLPGIAAMALTLGMAIDSNVLINERIREELRDGMKPQAAIAEGYKHAWDTIVDSNITSLIAGIALLLFGSGPVRGFAVVHCIGILTSMFSSVVVSRMFVNLWYGRRRKLQSISIGGDIRPAAAAADKE; encoded by the coding sequence ATGAACCGCTACCCCCTGTGGAAATACCTGCTGGTTACCGCCGTGCTCGCGCTCGGCCTGCTCTACACCCTGCCCAACTTCTTCGGCGACACGCTGGCGGTGCAGATTTCGACCAACCGCCATTCGCTCGCGATTGACAGCCAAACCGAAGCGCGCGTTGCCCAAGCCCTGAAAACGGCCGGCATCGCCGACGACGGCATGTTTATCGCCGACGGCTCGCTCAAAGTGCGCTTCAAAGACTCGCAAACCCAGATGAAGGCGCGCTCGGTCATCGAAAGCGCGCTGGGCGAAGGCTACATCACCGCCCTCAACCAAATCGCCAACACCCCCGACTGGATGGCGAAAATCCGAGCCAACCCGATGTTCCTCGGCCTCGATCTGCGCGGCGGCGTGCACTTCACCATGCAAGTGGACATGAAGGCCGCCATGCAGAAAACCTTCGAGCGTTACGCCGGCGACATCCGCCGCGAGCTGGCCAAGCAGAAAATCCGCAGCGGCCAGGCCGTGATCAACGACAACAGCCTCTCCATCCCCTTCCAAGACGCCGCCGAGCTGGAAAACGTGCTGCCGCAGCTGCAACGCCTGCTGCCCGAAGCCACCCTCACCACCGACGGCAGCCGCCTCGTCCTCACCCTGTCCGAACAGGCACTGGCCAACATCCGCAAACAGGCCGTCGAACAAAACATCACCACCCTGCACAACCGCGTCAACGAACTGGGCGTGGCCGAGCCCGTCATCCAGCAGGCCGGTGCCGACCGCATCGCCGTCCAGCTCCCCGGCGTACAGGACACCGCCAAAGCCAAAGACATCATCGGCCGCACCGCCACGCTCGAAGTGCGCATGGTCAACGAAGACCAGGCCGCCCTGCAAGCCGCCCTCGACGGCAATGTGCCCGAAGGCTACGAACTGCTCAAAACCGCCGGCGACCGCCCGCAGCCGCTCTTAATCAGCAAACAGGTCGAACTCACCGGCGACAACATCGACGACGCCCAGCCCGGCCAGAACGACAAAGGACTGCCCGGGGTAAACGTCAGCTTCGACAACGTCGGCGCGGAAATCTTCGCCGACCTCACCCGCAACAACGTCGGCAAAGGCATGGCGATGGTGCTGGTGGAACAGGGCAAGGCCGAAGTCGTTACCGCCCCCACCATCAACGAACCCATCCCCAACGGCAAAACCATCATCTCCGGCAGCATGAGCCTGGCCGAAGCGCAGGACATCTCCCTGCTGCTGCGCGCCGGCTCGCTGGCCGCGCCGATGGAAATCGTCGAAGAGCGCACCATCGGCGCGTCGCTGGGCGCGGAAAACATCCAAAAAGGCGTGCACTCCACCCTGTGGGGCTTCGCCGCCGTGGCCGTGTTCATGATGTTCTACTACCGCCTGATGGGCTTCTTCTCCGTGCTCGCGCTGGCGGCCAACATCCTGCTCTTAGTGGCCGCCCTCTCCTTCCTGCACGCCACCCTCACCCTGCCCGGCATCGCCGCAATGGCACTGACCCTCGGCATGGCCATCGACTCCAACGTATTGATTAACGAAAGGATACGCGAAGAGCTGCGCGACGGCATGAAACCGCAGGCGGCCATCGCTGAAGGCTACAAACACGCCTGGGACACCATCGTCGATTCCAACATCACCTCGCTGATTGCCGGCATCGCCCTGCTGCTGTTCGGCTCCGGCCCCGTGCGCGGCTTCGCCGTCGTCCACTGCATCGGCATCCTCACCTCGATGTTCTCGTCGGTGGTCGTTTCCCGTATGTTCGTCAACCTCTGGTACGGCCGCAGACGCAAGCTGCAAAGCATCTCCATCGGCGGCGACATCCGCCCCGCCGCAGCCGCCGCAGACAAGGAGTAA
- the secF gene encoding protein translocase subunit SecF, with amino-acid sequence MELFRFKRDIPFMKYGRLTTFISLATFILAVFFLATKGLNYSVEFTGGTVMEVEYAQAADVDKVRGSLDALNLGEVQVQTVNSNRHLMIRLPNKPGTTTAQLSNQTMEILKKNDASATLRQVEFIGPQVGDELVHNGLIALGMVVAGIIIYLSMRFEWRFAVSAIIANMHDVVIILGCFALFQWEFSLTVLAGVLAVLGYSVNESVVVFDRIRENFRKPNMRNHTVPEVIDNAITATMSRTIITHGSTEAMVVSMLLFGGAALHGFSMALTIGIVFGIYSSVLVASPLLLLFGLSRENIARVREKKEEAVV; translated from the coding sequence ATGGAACTCTTCCGCTTCAAACGCGACATCCCGTTCATGAAATACGGCAGGCTCACCACCTTCATCTCGCTTGCCACCTTCATCCTCGCCGTCTTCTTCCTCGCCACCAAAGGGCTGAACTACTCCGTCGAATTCACCGGCGGCACCGTGATGGAAGTCGAATACGCGCAAGCCGCCGACGTGGACAAAGTGCGCGGCAGCCTCGACGCGCTCAACCTCGGCGAAGTGCAGGTGCAAACCGTCAACAGCAACCGCCACCTGATGATCCGCCTGCCCAACAAACCCGGCACCACCACCGCCCAGCTTTCCAACCAAACCATGGAAATCTTGAAAAAGAACGACGCCTCGGCCACCCTGCGCCAGGTCGAATTCATCGGCCCGCAGGTGGGCGACGAACTCGTCCACAACGGCCTCATCGCCCTAGGCATGGTCGTGGCCGGCATCATCATCTACCTATCCATGCGCTTCGAGTGGCGGTTTGCCGTGTCCGCCATCATCGCCAACATGCACGACGTCGTCATCATCCTCGGCTGCTTCGCCCTGTTCCAATGGGAATTCTCCCTCACCGTCCTCGCCGGCGTGCTGGCCGTTTTGGGCTACTCGGTAAACGAATCGGTGGTGGTGTTCGACCGCATCCGCGAAAACTTCCGCAAACCCAACATGCGCAACCACACCGTGCCCGAAGTGATCGACAACGCCATCACCGCCACCATGAGCCGCACCATCATCACCCACGGCTCCACCGAAGCCATGGTTGTCTCCATGCTCCTCTTCGGCGGTGCCGCGCTGCACGGCTTCTCCATGGCACTGACCATCGGCATCGTCTTCGGCATCTACTCCTCCGTGCTCGTCGCCAGCCCCCTGCTGCTGCTCTTCGGCCTCAGCCGCGAAAACATCGCCCGCGTCAGAGAGAAAAAAGAAGAAGCCGTGGTTTAG
- the ptsN gene encoding PTS IIA-like nitrogen regulatory protein PtsN, which produces MNPIGEILPLSHILLDSDAASKKRLFEQAGLLLEQETGVPRSEVFDCLFAREKLGSTGLGQGVAVPHGRLGSLKQATGVFIRTKEPVPFDAPDGKPVSLAAVLLVPEDAAGAHLEVLAKLAARFSDKSVRESLMQAQDAAQVRRILTEE; this is translated from the coding sequence ATGAACCCCATCGGTGAGATTCTTCCCCTGTCGCACATCCTGCTCGATTCCGACGCCGCCAGCAAAAAACGCCTGTTCGAGCAGGCCGGCCTGCTCTTGGAACAAGAAACCGGCGTGCCGCGTTCGGAAGTGTTCGACTGCCTGTTCGCCCGCGAAAAACTCGGCTCCACCGGGCTGGGTCAGGGCGTGGCCGTGCCGCACGGGCGGCTGGGCTCCCTGAAACAGGCGACCGGCGTGTTCATCCGCACCAAAGAACCCGTCCCCTTCGACGCCCCCGACGGCAAACCCGTCTCCCTCGCCGCCGTGCTGCTCGTGCCCGAAGACGCCGCCGGCGCACATCTGGAAGTGCTGGCCAAACTGGCCGCCCGCTTTTCCGACAAAAGCGTGCGCGAAAGCCTGATGCAGGCGCAGGATGCCGCCCAAGTGCGGCGCATACTCACGGAGGAATGA
- the hprK gene encoding HPr(Ser) kinase/phosphatase, which produces MPSISVRRLYQDNQHKLQLAWAAGAAGADKRIGVEADKPVLALVGHLNFIHPNQVQVLGVAETDYLSRMETGDLAYSFEQLFELPMSLVIVANDLPVPKILRDHCHANNVPLLTSKLESPYLMDVLRIYLQRTLAVSTVKHGVFLDVFEIGVLLTGQSGLGKSELALELISRGHSLVADDAVELHRTAPELLEGRCPALLRDFLEVRGLGILNIRHIFGETSIRPKKSLNLIINLVPADDDYMKQIDRLSIRSETESILNVTVRSVTLPVAAGRNLAVLVEAAVRNYILQLRGKDSTREFLERHQTIMKEQALSHEDHPD; this is translated from the coding sequence ATGCCCAGCATTTCCGTGCGCCGCCTGTATCAGGACAACCAGCACAAGCTGCAACTGGCCTGGGCGGCCGGCGCGGCCGGCGCGGACAAGCGCATCGGCGTCGAGGCCGACAAACCCGTGCTCGCGCTGGTCGGCCATCTGAACTTCATCCACCCCAACCAGGTCCAAGTGCTCGGCGTGGCCGAAACCGACTACCTCTCGCGCATGGAAACCGGCGATCTGGCATACAGCTTCGAGCAGCTTTTCGAGCTGCCTATGTCGCTGGTCATCGTCGCCAACGACCTGCCCGTGCCGAAAATCCTGCGCGACCACTGCCACGCCAACAACGTTCCCCTGCTCACGTCCAAGCTCGAAAGCCCCTACCTGATGGACGTGCTGCGCATCTACCTGCAACGCACCCTCGCCGTCTCCACCGTCAAACACGGCGTGTTTTTGGACGTGTTTGAAATCGGCGTGCTGCTCACCGGCCAGTCCGGCCTCGGCAAAAGCGAGCTGGCACTCGAACTGATCTCGCGCGGCCACAGCCTCGTGGCCGATGATGCGGTAGAGCTGCACCGCACTGCCCCCGAGCTGCTCGAAGGCCGCTGCCCCGCCCTGCTGCGCGACTTTCTCGAAGTGCGCGGCCTGGGCATCCTCAACATCCGCCACATCTTCGGCGAAACCTCCATCCGCCCGAAAAAATCGCTCAACCTCATCATCAACCTCGTTCCCGCCGACGACGACTACATGAAACAGATCGACCGCCTCAGCATCCGCAGCGAAACCGAGTCCATCCTTAACGTAACCGTCCGCTCCGTAACCCTGCCCGTGGCCGCCGGCCGCAACCTCGCCGTCCTCGTCGAAGCCGCCGTGCGCAACTACATCCTGCAACTGCGCGGCAAAGACAGCACCCGTGAATTCCTCGAACGCCACCAAACCATCATGAAAGAGCAGGCGCTTTCCCATGAAGATCATCCTGATTAG